Genomic DNA from Paenibacillus donghaensis:
GGAAATGGCTAAGATCAACTTAACCATGGCATGCGAGGCGTTCCTCGCCGAGGAAGATGCAGACAGCACTCTTGGCCGCTTAGTAAGCGGGGTGTAGACATTGATCGTTAAACGCGGCGACGTTTTTTTTGCCGACCTTTCACCGGTTGTAGGTTCAGAGCAAGGCGGGGTTAGGCCGGTACTGGTCATACAGAACGATATTGGCAATCGCTTCAGCCCGACAGTGATTGTGGCAGCCATTACTGCCCAGATTCAAAAGGCTAAACTGCCGACGCATGTGGAAATTGATGCGGCTGCCCACGGTTTCGACAGAGATTCTGTTATCCTGCTGGAGCAGGTTCGGACGATTGACAAGCAACGCTTGACCGATAAGATCACCCATCTTGATGATGAAACCATGAAGAAGGTGGATGATTCGCTGCAAATCAGCCTGGGTCTGATTGATTTCTGACAATCAGGCAGGGCTATAAATATTGAACATGGGATTAGGCGCTGCGGGTAAGTCACCGGGCGTCTTTTTTTATAAGATAAGAATTTATATGCTTCGCGCAATAAATTATCCTTATCTTTCTCGCTGAAACGCCCCGTCCCATAAAAGGACGGCGTAGCCGTTTCCACTTGTATGTACATATATAATCAGCTATGAATGAGGACTTCACTTTGCTACGCAATTCTGTTATAGTTGGACCTATCGGTCGGTTTAGGAGGAGTTTGGCATTAGAGGACGTTCAGACGGAGAAGAAACGAAGAAGCGGATTGCGCTGAAGTCCGCACAGCTATTTGTTCAGAAGGGCTACGGGGCTGTGACCGTGAATGAAGTGTGCGCCGCAGCCAAGGTCAGCAAGGGCAGCTTGTATCATCATTTTGATAGTAAGGACGAGTTGTTTCTATATATTGTTGAAGCAGATACGGTGCAGTGGCTGCAGGAATGGGAAGTGAAGCAGCAAGGCATTGCGGATATTGAGCAGCGTTTCTATGCGCTGGCGGAGCATTATGCTAATGATTTCCAGAATCCGCTGATCCGGGCCTTGGAGGAATTCTCCAGAAGCAAGGAGCATGCCGATGAAATTACCGAGAGGCTGTCTCAATTATATGATATGTCCCTACAAGCTTTCCGCAGCCTGCTGAGTGAGGGAATTGCAGCCGGTTATCTGCTGGATGGCAGTCTGGAGGACTATGTAATTATTGTCTGTGGATTAATGGAAGGGGTCGGCAAGGTGTCAGAGCTGTCGCTGCTGACGAAGCAGCCGATGGATATTCAGCGGTATCACCGGGAAGCCATCAGATTATTGCTGCTTGGCTTACGCGCTGGCCCTGAGAAGTAAGGGCCCCTGCGGTATTTTTTAAAAGATAAGAATTTATATGCTTCGCGCAATGAATTATCCTTATCTTTCTCGCTGAAACGCCCCGTCCTATAAAAGGACGGCGTAGCCGTTTCCACTTGTGAATTATTAGACTGGATGGTCGGTCTTGACGTGGCGGAAGGCATAAGAATAGCAAATTTATATTATCCTATACTTGGAATACAGAGTACCTGGAAATCACGGAGGTTATACCGATGACATTATTATTCAGAAACCGGGGCGCG
This window encodes:
- a CDS encoding type II toxin-antitoxin system PemK/MazF family toxin, giving the protein MIVKRGDVFFADLSPVVGSEQGGVRPVLVIQNDIGNRFSPTVIVAAITAQIQKAKLPTHVEIDAAAHGFDRDSVILLEQVRTIDKQRLTDKITHLDDETMKKVDDSLQISLGLIDF
- a CDS encoding TetR/AcrR family transcriptional regulator, which translates into the protein MKSAQLFVQKGYGAVTVNEVCAAAKVSKGSLYHHFDSKDELFLYIVEADTVQWLQEWEVKQQGIADIEQRFYALAEHYANDFQNPLIRALEEFSRSKEHADEITERLSQLYDMSLQAFRSLLSEGIAAGYLLDGSLEDYVIIVCGLMEGVGKVSELSLLTKQPMDIQRYHREAIRLLLLGLRAGPEK